One genomic segment of Belonocnema kinseyi isolate 2016_QV_RU_SX_M_011 chromosome 2, B_treatae_v1, whole genome shotgun sequence includes these proteins:
- the LOC117182717 gene encoding tigger transposable element-derived protein 6-like: protein MKKEVLDLIDKGGSQRKIAEAFSVAKSTVGNIGKNRSEVLRAWNKNCCSERKRKLRKTGNEELNNFVFEFFCKCRSIDISVSGPMLQSKAKEIAEKLGIEKFQASNGWLESFQRRHNINFPILCGESAAADLAPENQFNADEFELLYRQMSRKSLVVKGEKCAGGKLAKERLTVLACCSSTGEKLKQHRKFNLFHTVRLVNSAWQENSSEKISKCFQRSGFKERTEGIDEDEDVGLAEVINSFSPEIQNDVLSVDDIINADAELILDEEIPTASDDILESILQQKEHSDAECYDSDIDETVNDDSTPVPTHKEAPQYIG from the exons ATGAAGAAAGAAGTTTTGGATTTAATCGATAAAGGTGGTAGTCAGCGGAAAATCGCTGAAGCTTTTTCTGTTGCGAAGTCAACTGTTGGGAACATCGGTAAGAATAGGAGCGAGGTTCTGAGAGCCTGGAATAAAAACTGCTGCAGTGAAAGAAAACGAAAATTACGGAAAACTGGAAATGAAGAGCTCAACAACTTCGTTTTTGAGTTTTTCTGTAAATGTCGTTCTATAGACATTTCAGTGAGTGGACCTATGCTTCAGTCAAAAGCTAAAGAAATAGCAGAAAAGCTTggtatagaaaaatttcaagctaGCAATGGTTGGTTGGAATCTTTCCAAAGAAGACACAACATTAATTTTCCGATTCTCTGCGGCGAATCAGCAGCAGCGGATTTAGCTCCTGAAAATCAATTCAACGCTGATGAATTCGAATTACTTTATCGACAGATGTCAAGAAAAAGCTTGGTGGTCAAAGGAGAAAAATGCGCAGGTGGAAAGCTTGCAAAAGAAAGGTTAACTGTACTTGCCTGCTGCAGTTCTACTGGAGAAAAATTGAAGCAACATCGGAAGTTCAACC TCTTTCATACAGTTCGTTTGGTAAATAGTGCCTGGCAGGAAAATTCATCAGAAAAAATTAGCAAATGCTTTCAACGCTCAGGTTTCAAAGAAAGAACAGAGGGAATAGATGAAGACGAAGATGTAGGCTTAGCTGAGGTGATAAATTCTTTTTCAcctgaaattcaaaatgacgTACTTTCAGTTGATGACATTATTAATGCCGATGCTGAGTTGATTCTTGATGAAGAAATACCTACTGCATCTGACGATATTTTAGAATCAATTTTGCAGCAAAAAGAACACTCTGATGCCGAGTGTTATGATAGTGACATCGATGAAACAGTGAACGACGACAGTACACCAGTGCCAACTCATAAAGAAGCTCCACAATATATAGGGTAA
- the LOC117182718 gene encoding uncharacterized protein LOC117182718: MSTSVHADHGNLRHGPEFFLIHTNLVLRRKRRKIPREAIAINPAAGKKYADVLKEVQANVKPDDHGVSVKSIRQTRTGDVLIELKAKKEDRERFGTALSGALGDSGGVRHLVPRAKIVLYDLVETTEVVDVEEALRAVLGERIGAPPKINLTKRNNRGCVLAFVELDAVPARKLEVTGRLKIGWLYCRVKAHNAVIRCYRCHNPGHIARECTGEDCSGNCHRCGLEGHKAAQCREKVAFRPPPTAKRKP, from the exons ATGTCCACCAGTGTTCACGCAGATCATGGAAATTTGCGACATGGTccagaattttttcttattcacaCAAATCTCGTTCtaag GCGGAAAAGGAGGAAAATTCCCAGAGAGGCTATTGCCATCAATCCTGCTGCTGGGAAAAAATATGCGGATGTGCTGAAGGAAGTTCAGGCGAACGTTAAGCCTGACGATCACGGTGTGTCTGTCAAATCCATCAGACAGACAAGAACTGGCGATGTGCTCATAGAGCTCAAAGCTAAAAAGGAGGACAGAGAGCGGTTTGGAACAGCTCTCTCAGGGGCTCTCGGAGATAGCGGTGGCGTTCGTCACCTCGTTCCAAGAGCCAAAATTGTGCTTTACGACCTCGTGGAGACTACCGAGGTGGTAGATGTTGAGGAAGCTCTGAGGGCGGTTTTAGGGGAGCGCATTGGTGCTCCTCCTAAGATCAACCTGACAAAGAGGAACAACAGGGGTTGTGTCCTGGCTTTCGTTGAGCTGGACGCAGTCCCTGCCAGAAAGTTGGAGGTGACTGGTCGACTAAAGATCGGGTGGTTGTACTGCCGTGTGAAGGCGCACAATGCCGTAATTCGGTGTTACCGATGCCACAATCCCGGGCACATTGCCAGGGAATGTACCGGAGAAGACTGCAGTGGCAACTGTCACAGATGCGGTCTGGAGGGCCATAAGGCAGCGCAATGTAGGGAAAAGGTGGCTTTTCGCCCACCTCCTACAGCGAAGAGAAAACCGTAA